One segment of Xanthomonas oryzae pv. oryzae DNA contains the following:
- the yajC gene encoding preprotein translocase subunit YajC, producing MNLLDFLIPAAQAQATGAAPAPGPLGGLSTFALPVILIAVMYFLMIRPQMKRQKEHKALLDKLARGDEVITSGGVAGVITEIGDNFISVEVADNVRIRVQKSAVGHVLPKGTLKSAS from the coding sequence ATGAATTTGCTCGATTTCCTGATCCCCGCCGCCCAGGCGCAAGCCACTGGCGCCGCGCCGGCACCCGGCCCGCTGGGTGGTCTGTCCACCTTCGCGCTGCCGGTCATCCTGATTGCGGTCATGTACTTCCTGATGATCCGCCCGCAGATGAAGCGTCAGAAAGAGCACAAGGCGCTGCTGGACAAGCTGGCGCGCGGCGATGAGGTCATTACTTCCGGCGGCGTTGCCGGCGTGATCACCGAGATCGGCGACAACTTCATCAGCGTGGAAGTGGCCGACAACGTGCGGATCCGCGTGCAGAAGAGCGCCGTGGGCCATGTGCTGCCGAAGGGCACGCTGAAGTCGGCTAGCTAA